In the Paramisgurnus dabryanus chromosome 18, PD_genome_1.1, whole genome shotgun sequence genome, GCATGGCATCGATTCTGGACGGCGCCGGAGGAGAGTACCGTCCGGAGCTGTCGCTGCCGCTCCATCACGCCATGAGCATGCCGTGCGACACATCCCCGCCCGGGATGAGCGGTACGTACACCACGCTGACCCCGCTACAGCCATTACCGCCCATCTCGACGGTGTCCGACAAATTCCACCATCCGCACCACCACCACCATCACCACCATCAACGTCTCTCTGGGAACGTGAGCGGGAGTTTTACTCTCATGCGGGATGAGAGAGCTCTACCGGCCATGAACAACCTCTACAGCCCCTATCATAAAGACATGAGCGGGATGGGTCAGAGCTTGTCCCCCCTGGCCAGCAGTCCGTTAGGAAACGGCCTGGGCTCCATCCACAACGCCCAGCAGTCGCTCCACAACTACGGAGCGCACGGGCACGACAAGATGCTGAGCTCCAACTTTGATGCCCACACTGCCATGTTGGCCAGAGGGGACCAGCACCTCTCCAGGGGCCTCGGTGGCCCCGCGGCGGGCATGATGCCCCATCTGAACGGGATGCACCACACCGGGCATCCGAGCCATCCTCAATCCCACGGGCCCGTGTTGGCTTCCAGCCGGGACAGACcgccctcctcctcctcctcgtCCGTGACTCCGGGCGCCGGCTCGGGACAGCTCGAGGAGATCAACACCAAAGAAGTGGCTCAGCGCATCACGGCCGAGCTGAAGCGCTACAGCATCCCGCAGGCCATCTTCGCGCAACGGGTTCTGTGCCGTTCGCAGGGCACCTTGTCGGATCTGCTGCGGAACCCGAAACCCTGGAGTAAACTCAAGTCCGGACGGGAGACGTTTCGGAGGATGTGGAAATGGTTACAGGAGCCCGAGTTTCAGAGGATGTCGGCCCTTCGGCTTGCAGGTAAGACAAGGTATCT is a window encoding:
- the onecut2 gene encoding one cut domain family member 2 isoform X3, with protein sequence MKTAYDAYRCLAKDLDAYAMNPEMTMDIGNLHGGISHDQDLMSSHSPHHNRNAGASLRIHQDLTVASSRSAMVSSMASILDGAGGEYRPELSLPLHHAMSMPCDTSPPGMSGTYTTLTPLQPLPPISTVSDKFHHPHHHHHHHHQRLSGNVSGSFTLMRDERALPAMNNLYSPYHKDMSGMGQSLSPLASSPLGNGLGSIHNAQQSLHNYGAHGHDKMLSSNFDAHTAMLARGDQHLSRGLGGPAAGMMPHLNGMHHTGHPSHPQSHGPVLASSRDRPPSSSSSSVTPGAGSGQLEEINTKEVAQRITAELKRYSIPQAIFAQRVLCRSQGTLSDLLRNPKPWSKLKSGRETFRRMWKWLQEPEFQRMSALRLAGKTSVQTKRAGSRQRQEQYTKEIAAGFHRPAAENTTGHL
- the onecut2 gene encoding one cut domain family member 2 isoform X2 encodes the protein MKTAYDAYRCLAKDLDAYAMNPEMTMDIGNLHGGISHDQDLMSSHSPHHNRNAGASLRIHQDLTVASSRSAMVSSMASILDGAGGEYRPELSLPLHHAMSMPCDTSPPGMSGTYTTLTPLQPLPPISTVSDKFHHPHHHHHHHHQRLSGNVSGSFTLMRDERALPAMNNLYSPYHKDMSGMGQSLSPLASSPLGNGLGSIHNAQQSLHNYGAHGHDKMLSSNFDAHTAMLARGDQHLSRGLGGPAAGMMPHLNGMHHTGHPSHPQSHGPVLASSRDRPPSSSSSSVTPGAGSGQLEEINTKEVAQRITAELKRYSIPQAIFAQRVLCRSQGTLSDLLRNPKPWSKLKSGRETFRRMWKWLQEPEFQRMSALRLAESHMDMIVILRGFSTALRIVPKPYGRLEMCAVEALMLRPCRVPVSQMALGWGGIM
- the onecut2 gene encoding one cut domain family member 2 isoform X1, producing the protein MKTAYDAYRCLAKDLDAYAMNPEMTMDIGNLHGGISHDQDLMSSHSPHHNRNAGASLRIHQDLTVASSRSAMVSSMASILDGAGGEYRPELSLPLHHAMSMPCDTSPPGMSGTYTTLTPLQPLPPISTVSDKFHHPHHHHHHHHQRLSGNVSGSFTLMRDERALPAMNNLYSPYHKDMSGMGQSLSPLASSPLGNGLGSIHNAQQSLHNYGAHGHDKMLSSNFDAHTAMLARGDQHLSRGLGGPAAGMMPHLNGMHHTGHPSHPQSHGPVLASSRDRPPSSSSSSVTPGAGSGQLEEINTKEVAQRITAELKRYSIPQAIFAQRVLCRSQGTLSDLLRNPKPWSKLKSGRETFRRMWKWLQEPEFQRMSALRLAACKRKEQDPGKDRSNTPKKSRLVFTDLQRRTLLAIFKENKRPSKEMQMTISQQLGLELNTVSNFFMNARRRSLDKWLDEGSPGNTSTSSTCTKA